One genomic segment of Odocoileus virginianus isolate 20LAN1187 ecotype Illinois chromosome X, Ovbor_1.2, whole genome shotgun sequence includes these proteins:
- the LOC139033141 gene encoding ribonuclease H-like: MDSPLDNPDMEIFTDGSSFIRDGKHKAGYAVVTVEQVLEAKSLPQGTSAQLTELVVLTRALELSKGQRVNIYSNSKYAYLTLHAHAAIWKERQSKTATGEPIKRFREIERLLTAIYCPKEVAVMHCKGHNRDGSKIAEGNQLADCQARKAALYETPSL, translated from the coding sequence ATGGATtccccattagacaatcctgacatggaaatatttacagatggcagttcttttaTTCGGGATGGAAAGCATAAAGCAGGTTATGCAGTGGTGACTGttgaacaggttttagaagcaaaatctctcccccagggaaccagtgccCAGTTAACGGAGCTTGTGGTTctgacccgagctctagagttaagcaaagggcagCGAGTAAATATCTACAGTaattctaagtatgcttatttgactttacatgctcatgctgcaatatggaaagaaagacagtctaaaacagcaacaggagaacctattaaACGTTTCAGAGAGATtgagagacttttaactgctatatattgtcctaaagaagtagctgttatgcattgcaaaggaCACAACAGGGATGGGAGTAAAATAGCTGAAGGTAATCAACTGGCTGACTGTCAAGCCAGAAAAGCAGCACTTTATGAAACCCCTTCACTGTAG